Proteins co-encoded in one Terriglobales bacterium genomic window:
- a CDS encoding lysophospholipid acyltransferase family protein, giving the protein MIRTFAMLGFWALVVPFAALVGFPWTLLTGEIDLLYWLGTRIAWAGVRLAGVKVKVVGLDRLDPQRTYIFMSNHASNLDPPILVPLIPRRTSVLVKRELFRIPILGRAMRLGSLVPVDRSNRDNAIASLRAAANVLAQGVNMTIFVEGTRSPDGRLLPFKRGPFHLAMESGTPVAPVTIAGTHNLMPKRRWSLRPGTATVTFHQPIDPTQVSDREELMAVVREQIQRALPEEFS; this is encoded by the coding sequence GTGATCCGCACCTTCGCTATGTTGGGATTCTGGGCGTTAGTAGTCCCTTTTGCTGCGCTGGTCGGATTTCCCTGGACCCTGCTCACCGGCGAAATTGATCTGCTGTACTGGCTCGGCACTCGCATCGCCTGGGCCGGAGTGCGGCTGGCTGGTGTGAAGGTGAAGGTGGTCGGCCTCGATCGCCTCGACCCTCAACGGACATACATCTTCATGTCCAATCATGCGTCAAATTTAGACCCGCCCATCCTGGTGCCCCTCATTCCGCGGCGAACGTCAGTGCTGGTGAAGCGGGAATTGTTTCGTATTCCGATCCTCGGCCGCGCCATGCGGTTGGGCTCGCTGGTGCCGGTTGACCGTAGCAATCGTGACAACGCCATCGCCAGCCTCCGCGCGGCCGCCAATGTACTCGCCCAAGGAGTGAATATGACCATTTTTGTGGAAGGAACGCGCTCGCCGGATGGCCGTCTCCTGCCGTTCAAAAGGGGTCCCTTCCATCTCGCCATGGAGAGCGGCACACCTGTGGCGCCGGTCACCATCGCCGGAACCCACAATCTCATGCCAAAGCGCCGCTGGAGCTTGCGCCCTGGCACCGCCACGGTTACTTTCCACCAGCCCATTGATCCAACTCAGGTTTCCGATCGGGAGGAACTTATGGCCGTTGTCCGGGAGCAGATTCAGAGGGCGCTGCCCGAAGAATTTAGTTGA
- the mpl gene encoding UDP-N-acetylmuramate:L-alanyl-gamma-D-glutamyl-meso-diaminopimelate ligase, with protein sequence MTKHIHLIGICGTAMASLAGMLKQRGFQVTGSDAAAYPPMSDFLAEMGVPLAQPYAEGNLNPRPDLVVVGNAISRGNPELEFVLDQRIPFCSLPQILHDEFLRGREVIAIAGTHGKTTTTSMLAWIFKVAGQEPSFLVGGIAENFGSSFALGEGKHLIIEGDEYDTAFFDKGPKFLHYFPDSLILTSVEFDHADIYQDLDAVKTAFKRLVNLVPRRGKIVAFGGNGNVTECTKKAFCPVERYGSFGDIYWKVEDLHMEPSRTSWSVLRDGKRWADFEFPIAGEYNVLNATAAAAMAAGYGIEKDTIAEALKTFKSVKRRLEVKAEVKGVTIIDDFAHHPTAISETIKALRSRYPGRRLWAILEPRSNTLRRNVLQNELANSLGLADEVIVARVFRPEAIPASECLDLPAVIARINRTGKRARTIPDADAIVAQIGDELRSGDVVVILSNGGFGGIYEKLPRRLQSLSAPAKTHT encoded by the coding sequence ATGACCAAACACATCCACCTCATCGGAATCTGTGGCACAGCCATGGCCTCATTGGCCGGAATGCTCAAACAGCGCGGGTTTCAGGTGACGGGATCCGATGCTGCGGCGTATCCCCCAATGTCCGATTTTCTTGCTGAAATGGGCGTACCTTTGGCGCAACCCTATGCCGAAGGAAATCTAAATCCCAGGCCGGACCTGGTGGTGGTCGGCAACGCGATTTCCCGCGGCAATCCAGAGCTTGAATTCGTTCTCGACCAGCGCATCCCCTTCTGCTCGCTCCCGCAAATACTGCACGATGAGTTTCTGCGTGGACGCGAAGTGATCGCCATTGCCGGTACGCATGGCAAGACAACTACCACTTCCATGCTGGCGTGGATTTTTAAAGTGGCTGGCCAGGAGCCATCATTTCTGGTGGGCGGTATTGCCGAGAACTTCGGCAGCAGCTTTGCGCTGGGAGAAGGCAAACACCTCATTATTGAAGGCGACGAATACGACACCGCATTCTTCGACAAAGGCCCGAAATTTCTGCACTACTTTCCGGATTCACTCATACTCACCTCCGTCGAATTCGATCATGCGGACATCTACCAGGACCTCGACGCGGTGAAGACCGCGTTCAAGCGACTGGTGAACCTGGTACCCCGGCGAGGAAAGATCGTGGCGTTCGGCGGCAATGGCAACGTCACTGAATGCACAAAAAAGGCATTTTGTCCGGTCGAGCGTTACGGATCTTTCGGGGACATTTACTGGAAGGTTGAAGACCTTCATATGGAGCCGAGTCGAACCTCCTGGTCTGTGCTGCGTGACGGCAAACGCTGGGCGGACTTTGAATTTCCGATCGCCGGTGAATATAACGTGCTCAATGCCACCGCAGCAGCGGCCATGGCCGCCGGTTATGGCATCGAAAAGGACACGATTGCCGAAGCGCTAAAAACCTTCAAAAGCGTAAAGCGGCGGCTCGAGGTAAAGGCTGAGGTCAAAGGCGTCACCATCATTGATGATTTCGCCCATCATCCTACCGCCATTTCGGAAACGATTAAGGCGCTGCGCTCACGCTATCCGGGGCGGCGGCTATGGGCGATTTTGGAGCCTCGGTCGAATACACTGCGCCGCAACGTACTGCAGAATGAACTCGCCAACAGTCTGGGACTAGCTGACGAGGTCATCGTCGCACGCGTGTTCCGCCCGGAGGCGATTCCCGCCAGTGAATGTCTCGACTTACCAGCTGTCATCGCCCGCATCAACCGCACCGGGAAACGGGCGCGCACGATTCCCGACGCCGACGCCATTGTGGCGCAAATCGGCGACGAACTGCGCTCCGGGGACGTGGTGGTCATCCTGTCGAATGGCGGATTTGGCGGCATCTACGAAAAGCTGCCGCGCCGGTTGCAGTCGCTCTCTGCGCCGGCCAAAACCCACACGTGA
- a CDS encoding LD-carboxypeptidase, translated as MKSRDSNPLEQRVKPPALRPGDTVGIVAPASDFKRDQFDAGCRELRRLGYQPFYLPSIFERDQYFAGSAKRRAREVEEMFEREEVRAIVCARGGYGCNYLLQEIDMEIVRRHPKIFVGYSDVTTLLTWFSDATNLVTFHGPMVAKDFAHADGVNLASWNVLSGAGQRIEAADNANVQPLVEGTAEGILYGGCLSMLSASLGTPYEIQTNGTILFVEDVNTKPFQIDRMLMQLKLAGKLDKVRGVVFGEMLGCVQPGEQPYSLQEVVLRVVGDLEIPVAYGFPSGHVSGDNHTLPFGLQAALRVDKAKAQPVQLSFESPVVSRSEASKSIKASVKR; from the coding sequence ATGAAATCTCGCGACTCAAATCCGCTTGAGCAACGCGTCAAACCACCTGCGCTCCGTCCGGGTGACACGGTGGGCATCGTCGCCCCAGCCAGCGATTTCAAGCGCGATCAGTTTGACGCCGGGTGCCGAGAGTTGCGGCGGTTGGGCTATCAGCCTTTTTACCTTCCATCGATTTTTGAACGTGACCAGTACTTTGCGGGATCGGCGAAGCGTCGGGCGCGTGAAGTGGAGGAGATGTTCGAACGTGAAGAAGTGCGCGCTATTGTGTGCGCACGCGGCGGGTACGGGTGCAATTACCTGCTGCAAGAAATTGACATGGAAATCGTTCGCCGCCACCCAAAAATCTTCGTCGGATACAGCGACGTAACCACGCTGCTTACCTGGTTTTCAGACGCTACCAATCTGGTTACATTTCATGGCCCCATGGTCGCCAAGGATTTTGCCCACGCAGATGGTGTAAACCTGGCGTCATGGAATGTGCTCTCAGGCGCCGGCCAGCGCATCGAAGCTGCAGACAACGCGAATGTGCAACCATTGGTTGAAGGTACGGCTGAAGGCATCTTGTATGGCGGCTGCTTGTCGATGCTGTCTGCCTCCTTAGGGACGCCCTACGAAATCCAGACTAACGGAACCATTTTGTTCGTTGAAGATGTGAACACCAAGCCATTTCAGATCGACCGCATGCTGATGCAGTTGAAGTTGGCCGGCAAGCTCGATAAGGTGCGCGGCGTCGTCTTCGGTGAGATGCTCGGCTGCGTCCAGCCGGGAGAACAGCCCTACAGTTTGCAGGAAGTCGTATTGCGAGTGGTCGGTGACCTGGAAATTCCAGTCGCATATGGATTTCCCTCGGGCCACGTCTCGGGAGACAATCACACGCTTCCGTTTGGACTTCAGGCCGCGCTGCGCGTGGATAAAGCCAAAGCCCAGCCGGTGCAGTTGAGCTTCGAGTCTCCCGTTGTTTCGCGATCTGAAGCCTCAAAGTCCATTAAGGCCTCGGTAAAAAGATGA
- the dapF gene encoding diaminopimelate epimerase — protein sequence MSSSPDSLNAAIPFVKASACGNDFLVIDGMHARPDLAALSRRLCDRHNGVGADGIEWLFPATDADVRARLFNADGSEAEISGNGTRCVAAYLAAEQQKEKMLIRTGAGLKACTLVSHKGCEFEFEIDMGEPQVGDEFPIKLAFREVRGIPVSMGNPHFAVFVQEFAPGWQGEAAEIGKHHDFKYGINVELVKLGKNGDLQARFFERGVGETQSSGTGSCASAVAAISAGHAQSPVRVHTPGGTQTVRWEERVFLRGPVRLVCRGEFYV from the coding sequence ATGAGTTCTTCCCCTGATAGCCTGAATGCTGCCATTCCATTCGTTAAAGCCAGCGCCTGCGGAAATGATTTTCTGGTGATTGATGGCATGCATGCCCGTCCCGATCTCGCGGCCCTAAGCCGGCGCCTTTGCGATCGCCATAACGGGGTGGGTGCGGACGGCATAGAGTGGCTCTTTCCCGCGACCGATGCTGATGTGCGCGCGCGGCTGTTTAATGCTGACGGCTCGGAAGCCGAGATATCGGGGAATGGCACGCGCTGCGTTGCAGCCTACCTCGCGGCTGAGCAGCAAAAAGAAAAGATGCTGATCCGTACAGGAGCGGGCCTGAAGGCCTGCACTCTGGTGAGTCACAAGGGCTGCGAGTTTGAATTTGAAATTGATATGGGCGAGCCGCAAGTAGGCGACGAATTTCCCATTAAACTCGCCTTTCGCGAAGTGCGGGGAATTCCGGTCTCAATGGGAAATCCTCACTTCGCAGTGTTCGTGCAGGAGTTTGCGCCCGGATGGCAGGGCGAAGCGGCGGAGATCGGGAAACATCATGACTTCAAGTATGGGATTAACGTTGAATTGGTGAAGCTTGGTAAGAACGGCGATCTGCAGGCGCGCTTTTTTGAGCGCGGAGTGGGAGAGACACAGTCGTCCGGCACCGGCTCTTGTGCGTCGGCAGTTGCGGCAATCTCTGCCGGGCATGCCCAGTCGCCCGTCAGAGTGCACACCCCGGGCGGGACACAGACGGTTCGCTGGGAAGAGCGCGTGTTCTTGCGGGGCCCGGTACGGCTGGTCTGCCGGGGAGAGTTTTATGTCTAA
- a CDS encoding MgtC/SapB family protein: MAAIVAQTIMRLILAAILGGVIGLEREIAHKPSGLRTNMFICFGSAFFTILSFELANQYPGDHTRIAAQIIPGIGFIGAGSILHSRGSVVGLTSAATLFVVASVGMAVGAGLYLPAVFATLVILLALYTLGRLESKFQGKGSFTSYSVIGESAENVIAELNQILQDENQSMSSVNITRMNNQVRVQFSIEAERSEHQRVLQRLRESTLFRGVEWLGTAERE, encoded by the coding sequence ATGGCTGCCATCGTGGCGCAGACCATCATGCGCCTGATTCTCGCGGCGATACTGGGCGGAGTCATCGGCTTAGAGCGGGAAATCGCACACAAACCTTCCGGACTGCGCACCAACATGTTCATCTGTTTCGGGTCGGCGTTCTTCACCATTCTTTCTTTTGAGTTGGCCAATCAATATCCCGGCGACCACACTCGCATCGCGGCCCAGATCATTCCCGGAATCGGTTTCATCGGCGCCGGCTCCATTCTGCACTCCCGCGGTTCGGTAGTGGGACTCACGTCGGCCGCCACCCTGTTCGTAGTTGCATCGGTGGGAATGGCGGTGGGCGCAGGACTGTATCTGCCTGCTGTTTTCGCGACCCTGGTGATTTTGCTCGCCCTGTACACGCTTGGACGCCTGGAATCAAAGTTCCAGGGTAAGGGCTCGTTCACGAGCTATAGCGTCATTGGAGAGAGCGCGGAAAACGTCATCGCCGAATTGAACCAGATCTTGCAGGATGAAAATCAGAGCATGTCATCGGTCAATATCACGCGCATGAACAATCAGGTGCGGGTGCAATTCTCTATCGAGGCTGAGAGGAGCGAACACCAACGGGTGTTACAGCGCCTGCGGGAATCAACCTTATTCCGTGGCGTCGAATGGTTGGGGACGGCTGAGCGCGAATGA